TCACTGTACATACTTCTTTTCTTTAAAAGTTTCAGTTTCCATGAAAATGTAGGCCATTATGTTCCCCAACTAGCTGAGCTTATGATTCAGTACAACCAGAAGCACCATCTGTTCAATCTCAGAGGAATTGCTGTAAGCTTTAAGACACCATTTCATCCTCCACTTATCATATCTATtacaatgtgtttttttttcctgtttgTTTTGTAGATTGGCAATCCGGTTCTGGAGTTTTCAACTGACTTCAATTCCCGGGCTGAGTACTTCTGGTCTCACGGCTTGATCTCGGACTCAACTTACAAAATGTTCACTTCTTACTGTAATTACTCACGCTATGTGAGTGAGTACTATAGAGGGTCAATGTCTAGTATCTGCTCTAAAGTGATGAGTCAAGTTAGCACTGAGACTAGCCGTTTTGTCGACAAGTATGATGTCACTCTCGACGTCTGCATTCCCTCTGTGCTATCTCAATCCAAAGTCGTAAGCCCTAACGTGAGTCACAAGTCACAACCCcacaaacataaatataaaacatgtgTTTATGAACTTTGTTGATTTGTTATTGAACAGCAAGTGGGAGAATCTGTGGATGTATGTGTGGAAGATGAGACGGTGAAGTATCTAAACCGAAGAGATGTGCAGGAAGCTCTTCATGCTAGACTCGTAGGAGTACGCGAATGGACAGTTTGCAGCAAGTTAGTAGTATTCACTTTCTTCTCTTAATAATTTTCAGATGATTGCTTATTGATGTTAATAGTTTTAATCAAACAActtatgtttttgtttcctcATGATGAATACAGTGTTCTTGATTACCAATTGCTTGATGTGGAAATACCGACCATTAACATCGTAGGGAGCCTTGTTCAAGCTGGAGTTCCTGTTCTTGTGTACAGTGGAGATCAAGATTCAGTGATCCCGTTGACAGGAAGTAGAACCTTAGTGAACAGATTGGCCAAACGATTGGGACTGAGAACAAGTGTGCCTTATCGAGTCTGGTTTGCAGGACAACAGGTACACAAACATCACTCCCTAATGGTAAAGAAGagatttattaacaaaaaaaaattaacacatTTGGTTTGTTGTTTCAGGTTGGTGGCTGGACTCAAGTCTATGGAAATGTCTTGTCATTTGCAACTGTGCGAGGAGCTTCACATGAGGTCCCATTCTCACAGCCTCATAGATCACTAGTGCTTTTCAAAGCGTTCTTGGACGGTCATCCTCTTCCTGAAGAGTTCTGATACTAACCGTGATCGCTTTTGTAAAGATTTTGGCAAATGGTTTAACCTAAGAATATGGTTTATTTAATCGGCGAAAAAaagccaagaaaaaaaaagcggaaagatttgttttatttttgttgttgtaaaaGATGTGAACCTTGTGGTAGGAAGGAAGTGTATGTTCTTGGAAGTTGAGTGTTGTGTTAAACTACGACAGGAGCTTCTACTTGCATTG
The nucleotide sequence above comes from Brassica napus cultivar Da-Ae chromosome A9, Da-Ae, whole genome shotgun sequence. Encoded proteins:
- the LOC106367290 gene encoding serine carboxypeptidase-like 45 encodes the protein MSPPLQCFTISIVLFLSFSSVLSHSDRITRLPGQPRVGFQQYSGYVTVDEKKQRALFYYLAEAETDPINKPLVLWLNGGPGCSSLGVGAFSENGPFRPKGPVLVKNQHSWNQEANMLYLETPVGVGFSYSTQYESVNDKITARDNLVFLQRWFLKFPHYLNRSLFITGESYAGHYVPQLAELMIQYNQKHHLFNLRGIAIGNPVLEFSTDFNSRAEYFWSHGLISDSTYKMFTSYCNYSRYVSEYYRGSMSSICSKVMSQVSTETSRFVDKYDVTLDVCIPSVLSQSKVVSPNQVGESVDVCVEDETVKYLNRRDVQEALHARLVGVREWTVCSNVLDYQLLDVEIPTINIVGSLVQAGVPVLVYSGDQDSVIPLTGSRTLVNRLAKRLGLRTSVPYRVWFAGQQVGGWTQVYGNVLSFATVRGASHEVPFSQPHRSLVLFKAFLDGHPLPEEF